A stretch of DNA from Thalassospiraceae bacterium LMO-SO8:
TTCGGCGGCACTGGCCACGGTCGAGGCCTGGGTATGGGCCGCCTGCGACAGGTCGGCCGCCGCCCGGGCCGAATTCTCGACCGTGCTGACCCGGTCCTTGACCAGATCGACGGCCTTGGCGACTTCTTCCTCCAACGCGGCATTGAGCGCCAGGACCTGACTGCGCAACCGCCGCCGGTTGCGCCGGTCCTCGGTCTCGCGCTCCGCCGCCATGCGGTTCACTTCCTCGGCGTTTTCCTTGAACACCTGGACCGTCCCGGCCATGGCGGCGACCTCGTCCGCACCATGGGTGTCGACCGCGACATTCAGATCGCCGTCAGCAAGCGCCACCATGGTGTCCGACAGGGTCACCAGACGGGCCACCAGTCGGCGGACGTACATCAGGTACACCCCCGCAGCGATCAGCAACGAGAACACGGCGAGGAACATGAGAACCTTCTTGTTCGCCGCAGCAGACGCTTCCGCGGCCGCGGCCTCTTCGGCCATCTGCGTTTCCGCCACATCGACCACGCCCGCGATGTCGTCGCTGAACTTCGCCGAAAGCTCACGGCTTTTCGCCATCAGGCCCTCGATGTCGTCCTGCGTCTTCAGTTCGGCGATGCGGTTGTCGAAGACATTGCCTTCGGCGGCACCAAAGGCAAGCAGCTTGCCGCCCTGTTCGGCCAACTTCTGGGCTGCGTCGGACTCGCTGATCAGCGACATGGCGTCCAGGAATTGCGCCTTCGATGCGATGAACCGCTCACGCAGCGGCTGCAGGCTTTCACTTTGGGTTTCCGTCGCCGCATTGCCCAGAAGTCCAACGATCTGATTGGCTTCCGCCTTCACGTTCATGGCCGCCGACAGGGGTTCGATCCCGGACTCGACGAATTCCAGCAACGCGCCCGGTTGGGTCACATCAACAGCCTCGACACCGAGGGAAAGATTGAAGGTCACGTCGTCAATGATCCCGGCGGCGCCGACGGCGAGTTCCTTGTGCAGCGCCCGCAATTGCTCCATTGCCGTGATGCGGATGCCGGCCAGCCTGTTGCGTTCGGTAACCTTTGCCTCGATCTCACCAAGCAACGCCTTCAGTTGATCGGCGCCGGACTGCAAGTCGGTCATGACTTTGGCGTCGATCTTCGCGCCGGCGACGATCTTTGCGAACTGCCCGAAGATAGTCTGCACCCGTGCCGCGATATCCTCGCGCTCAACATTCGTCTTGGCGGCCACCAAGGCCGGCGCCAGGGATGTGATCCGCGCGACGGTTTCCGACAGGCGAAGCGCATCCGCCACGGCCGGCGACTTCACATGCGTGATCTCGCCCAAGGTATTCGATGACGAGGTCATCGACACCCAACCGATGACGATGGCGACGGCGGTCGTCGCGAAAATCGCCAGTACGGACAACAGCAGCCGCCCGCCGATGCCCATTCCGCCACGCGCCATTCTGCCCGACTGGGGTGCGGCCCGGTCTTCGGGGGGTGTTTGGTCTTCCATGTGATCCGGCGTCGGCTCGTCACCGACAGCCACGTGATCCTCAACTTCCGTCATCTTAGACGCAACCTCCGGTCCCTCTTCATCCACGTAAGGGGCCTCCACCGCATCCTCGACGACGGGCTTTTCTTGGTCATTCATCGTCCCAAACCCTTTTCTTGGTTATTTAATCATCCGTCCCACATTGTTTCCTGCAGGTACGGGTAGCTCTCCCCCTCAAGGGCCACGCATCCTATGCGAAAATTCTAATTTCGTCAGTTTCGAAACGGACTTACTCCCTATTCGACCGAATAGCCGTCAGGAACACCTCACCCATGCCCCGGCTATCGCCTGGGTCCCATTCAAAATTGACACCTCCCAAATCGAAGGCGGCAATCGCAACGCAAATCCCCAAGTGCTGCCGCAGGTGCGGCAAGACCGTGTGCCCAATGACATGAAAACAGCCCCCCAGTTCCCATCATGATTGAATGATAGCCATCAATCCTCAAGGATTTCTAGCTATACAAAAGTACTAGACATCAAATATACAGTATTTTTTACAATCACAAATATTAATTAAATATACAAATATCAAATATGGTTAATTTTATTATGAAATAATTTTCAATATTAAATTATTGATAAAAATAATTTATATATTTGTTTTAAATAATAAAATTATTATATTGCATACAGCAAAAACTGAACAACCACCCTCTCGTATTGCATTCAACCTGATTTTTCACTTCGACAAAACTGCAACCAATTATCGATTTCCCGGCACCGCATCGCCGCATCCGTCACCGTTTCACTAAATCCCGGGTCCGCTGACGGCATCGCGGCATGCGCCTTGTCTCCCTCGACACGGGTGTCCAGGCGCAGCATGGCCTCGGTCTCCCGGTCCATGGCCGCTTGGTCGGGATAGATGCCCTGCGTCACCATGTCGGCGCCGTAGCGCCGGATCAGCCGCGCCATGTGAGGAAACGAGAATTCGGGGTGGTACTGGACGCCCCAGAACACCCCTTTTTCGAAGGTGAACGCCGCCGCCTGGATCGGGCTGTGGCCGTTGGCGGCAAGCACGGCGGCGCCGGTCGGCAGGCGGGTGACCTCATCGTAATGAATGGCGAGAGAGTCGAACGTCCGGGGCTTGCCCGCGAACATGGGAAACCCGACCCCCGCGTCGCTCAGCGTGATGGCGCGGCAGATACCGACCTCGCGGCCGTTGGGGCTCGGCGCCACGTCGCCCCCGGCCGCGACCGCCGCGACCTGTAGCCCCCAGCAACTTCCCAGCATCGGCACGCCGGCACCGAACAGGGCCCGCACCAGATCGACTTGACGTTGAACCTCGGGGGCATTGCCCTGGGCACGCACGAACAGGCCCGAGCCCCCCAGGATCGCGCCGTCGAAATCACTCAAGGCCGCTCCCGGCGGCAGGGCGTCGGTCCGGTCGGCGGGATGAGCGAAACGGATATCCGCATCGGGTTGGGTCCGCCGCACGGCAGCCGCGTACTGGTCCGCGTTGGTGCCCACGCCCGCGGCCGCCATGGCCGCGTTGCCCGCCGCCGTGTTGCCTTCGATGATGAGAATGCGAAGCTTCGGCGCGGTCATCTCACCCCCCTCATGTCCTGTTCCTCATTTGCCTGCCGTCATCTCACGGGCCATGCGCTCGGCCAGATTGATCTGGGTCCGGTTCAGCTTGACCATCAGGTGCTCGCGCTGGCCGCGGGGATCGAATTGGGGGTTATGGGCCTGGATGCGCGCCGCCTGGGGAGCGGCCAGGGTCAGCCACTTGTAGGCTTCGACCAGATCGCGTTTCACGCCCCAGCCTTCCTGGTACATGACCCCCATCAGGTACTGGGCGACCGGATGGCCGCGCATCGCGGCGGCGCGGTACAGGTCGATCGCCCGGCCATAGTCGTTGGCCACGCCAAGGCCGCGAAAATAAAGCTCGCCCAGCGCGAACTGGGCATCGGCGTCGCCGCCCGCCGTCGCCGCCACACGATACCATTCCGCCGCCTGGGCATAATCGACGGGCACGCCGCGCCCCTGGGCATAGGCCCAACCGAGGGCGTATTGCGCCCGGGCGGCTCCCTTGCCGGCGGCCTCGCGGAACAGGGCGACGGCGCGCTCCGGATCGGGCAGGCGGGACTCCTCGCGGATCAGAATCCATCCCAGGTCGATCCGGGCGTTCAAGTCGCCCTTCTGCACGGATTGCTCAAGCCGCGCCACGCGCTGCTTCAACGCGGTCAACGCGGGATCGTCGTCCTGGGCGGGCGCGCCGAAAAAGAACCAGGCGGCCCAGCCGGAACCCAGAAGCGTGGTCAGCAACAGTGTATAGGCAAGGAATCGCATGGAGCGGCCATTGAACGACGGCAGGCCCCTGAGGACAAGCGTCCGTTACGCGGATCAGCGGGGTTTTTCGCCACCCTGGCGGACCTGCTCCTGCTTGCCGTCGTACACCGGCCGGTCGTAGCAGGTGATCTCGCCCAGCGTGCGGTAGCAGAACACGTTCATCTGCGGGACCTTCTCGTCTTCCTCGCAATAGGTCATGCCCAGATCCTTGCGGATGGTCGAACAGTTCTTGCCGCTCGACAGCGAGATGACATGATCGACGACCGTCTTGTCCGTCGCCATGACGGATACACCCTCGGCGCCGACAATGCCGACGCAGCCGGTCATCAGCAGACAGACGGTGAAAATCGCAAGAAGTCGTTTCATTCCCTTGGGTCGCCCTTCGATACAGGTTACGGCGCATTAGACCGCCACCACCGTGCATTGTCGCTCATCATCGTTAAGGAGCCGTAAATCCTTTCATAACCGTCCGCCGCCACCGCCAGTTGCTATCGCGGGAAAAGGCCACTATTTTCCCCGCCAATTCCAACCGTTACCGACGGGAGCCA
This window harbors:
- a CDS encoding type 1 glutamine amidotransferase; the encoded protein is MTAPKLRILIIEGNTAAGNAAMAAAGVGTNADQYAAAVRRTQPDADIRFAHPADRTDALPPGAALSDFDGAILGGSGLFVRAQGNAPEVQRQVDLVRALFGAGVPMLGSCWGLQVAAVAAGGDVAPSPNGREVGICRAITLSDAGVGFPMFAGKPRTFDSLAIHYDEVTRLPTGAAVLAANGHSPIQAAAFTFEKGVFWGVQYHPEFSFPHMARLIRRYGADMVTQGIYPDQAAMDRETEAMLRLDTRVEGDKAHAAMPSADPGFSETVTDAAMRCREIDNWLQFCRSEKSG
- a CDS encoding tetratricopeptide repeat protein, with protein sequence MRFLAYTLLLTTLLGSGWAAWFFFGAPAQDDDPALTALKQRVARLEQSVQKGDLNARIDLGWILIREESRLPDPERAVALFREAAGKGAARAQYALGWAYAQGRGVPVDYAQAAEWYRVAATAGGDADAQFALGELYFRGLGVANDYGRAIDLYRAAAMRGHPVAQYLMGVMYQEGWGVKRDLVEAYKWLTLAAPQAARIQAHNPQFDPRGQREHLMVKLNRTQINLAERMAREMTAGK